The Elephas maximus indicus isolate mEleMax1 chromosome 19, mEleMax1 primary haplotype, whole genome shotgun sequence genome contains a region encoding:
- the GSG1L2 gene encoding LOW QUALITY PROTEIN: germ cell-specific gene 1-like protein 2 (The sequence of the model RefSeq protein was modified relative to this genomic sequence to represent the inferred CDS: inserted 1 base in 1 codon; substituted 2 bases at 2 genomic stop codons), whose amino-acid sequence MTSGVSKGVLXLSIGVEILHIFLILASAILLGFRVTYHDSGFNWLKVDASVAILMVLAGLLGMVAHVRYTTIFXIRVNLGPEDWRPQTWDYGXSYYLTWGSYALCMAVSVTDTRKYTSPHLESTEEQRVQKCSLYPQHNFPEPEAPKSIQEIGAASSPAQHALVNGSGHLPPGAPGRVSVC is encoded by the exons GTGTTTTGTGACTGTCCATAGGGGTTGAGATCCTGCATATCTTTCTGATATTGGCAAGTGCCATCCTCCTGGGCTTCAGAGTGACTTATCATGACTCTGGGTTCAACTGGCTCAAGGTGGATGCCTCTGTAGCCATCCTCATGG TCCTCGCAGGGCTACTAGGCATGGTGGCCCACGTGAGGTACACAACCATTT AAATCAGAGTGAACCTTGGACCAGAAGATTGGAGGCCGCAGACATGGGACTATGGGTGATCATACTA CCTCACCTGGGGTTCTTATGCCCTCTGCATGGCTGTATCGGTCACTGACACGAGGAAATACACATCACCCCATCTGGAATCCACAGAGGAGCAGAGGGTACAGAAGTGCAGTCTGTACCCTCAACACAACTTCCCAGAACCTGAGGCTCCGAAGAGTATTCAGGAAATAGGAGCTGCTTCCAGCCCCGCTCAACATGCCCTTGTGAATGGATCTGGGCACCTGCCACCAGGTGCCCCAGGCCGAGTGTCTGTGTGCTAG